Genomic DNA from Syntrophorhabdaceae bacterium:
GCGACGGTTGCAGGCCCCATGTACATCAGATTGGGGCGTACCGGGGACCCCGTCCTCCATGACGCCACACCTCCTCTTGAGATCGGAAAAGCAATGATTCTCCGGGAAGGAGTTGATGCGTCAATATTCGTGACAGGCAGTATGGCGGCGGTTGCGTTGTCCGTTGCGGACCGTCTGGAGCACACAGGAATCGCGGCCACGGTAATTAATATGCACACCCTGAAACCTCTGGACGTGGAGACAATAAAAAGCACCGCCTCCACCCGTAAAATCATCATATCGATCGAGGAGCACAATATCAGCGGAGGCCTTGGGTCCGCAATAGGCGAGGTCCTTCTGGAAAGCCATTATCACGGGCTTTTCAAGAGGTTCGGCATATCCGAGCCCCTGGGGACAGCCATGGGAGATGCGGATTTTCTGAGAGATACGCACGGATTGACGGCGGACAATATTTTTCAGCAGATATTCGATATGGCACGA
This window encodes:
- a CDS encoding transketolase C-terminal domain-containing protein — translated: MRDTFVKHLCDMAQRDTDLYLLTGDLGFRLFDEFRERFSDRFLDMGIAEQNMIGVAAGLALSGKKVYCYSIIPFLVMRAYEQIRVDIAYHNLDVKLVGVGGGFTYGMEGFTHFGLEDFALMRSLPNMTVVVPADPVEARCVAELSATVAGPMYIRLGRTGDPVLHDATPPLEIGKAMILREGVDASIFVTGSMAAVALSVADRLEHTGIAATVINMHTLKPLDVETIKSTASTRKIIISIEEHNISGGLGSAIGEVLLESHYHGLFKRFGISEPLGTAMGDADFLRDTHGLTADNIFQQIFDMARKEKGKSYGN